The DNA window gttgctaatcaacgaggtttatggaaatcgtgattaatcaaaatttttgctttttaattaaacatataaaatattttatacataaatactcgggatcccgattacaaaatactttacaaaagtttactgactaatacaaaatacttgtcgcctaacGACTAATTACATAAGCagtgttgtcccgaggatcgtacgctccaggcctaaccgccctaaCATGttcaatcttcatcggctcgtcctcacggttcctcagctttggccttgcccttacctacacataaacatagcactgtgagtcgacagactcagtaagaaaagcataaacataatcatacataaatctcgagttatgatcagacgcccatacccctgaccataacactaactaccgtgtccaacacaatactgagtctcgaacgttcataagacggtactattgacaagtaacagcctatactcggtacactggtcatactccagctgctagtcatactctagtctgtaccgatgtgacacagtcgaatggttcgaagccaacgtacatatctaatgtaatctaacaggcttcctaacatgcacgctaaacatgtaatacatatgcatactgttatactaatcttacctcgattctgaaTTCATGTGTGCCGGttaacctgagtggaacgaactgcacggtgatttacaagctcctaaaccataacaatcacaacactgataagtgatacgctaaatcacttcccggggacttaaactagaaactaaaagtttccctatcgataaaaagcatcgcaataccccaaataacataaaaacgagaaaaactagggttcccaaaaatcccccaaccggtagaccggttctgcaaccggaataattcttgaaccctcatccggaattccggttcctcgcaggaaactttcaaaaattcataactctttcaaatcaaatccaattcaccccaaaccttccagacctattctaaataccccaaagaacaataccaaagcatcaaaacagcccagaacacacagatactaaaaatgccatgtgagctccaagttttgagtttaaaactaaaacttggctaaagcttaCCTACAAGCATCAAAACTAGAATCAaactacataatcatgcataataaAACTGCAGAAATCATTTTCAAACTCATGcaacaaacacagcaaccaATTTCACATTTTCTCTATGAAAACTAAAGCTTTTTGAACCAAAATTCCACAACTTTAAACAACATAACTATCATGCATCACAAGCAGCTCAATTCTACTCAATTAAACAAGATTAAGCCTCTGAAATCATCtcacaaacacagcagcaacaacacctcAAAAACTAGCATGCAATACTCaacttttttctaaaatttcaagaaactaaaagagaAGCTAGAATAAGGATTACCTCCACTAGAATTACTCTAAACTTGATGGAAATCACTTGAATTAAGCAAAGAAACacagccctagcagctcccaAGCATTGctgaatgagagagagagagagagagagagagagagagagagagagagagagagagagagagagagagagagagagagagagagagagagagagagagtgagagagagagagagagctcttGAATGAAAAAGATGCAATTTtgcttttctttgatttttgataaaatgaagAAATAATAAAGCTACCACTAATAATCAACATATTAATCACATAGAAACAgcttattaacttaaaataaagtccactaaaggacaaaataacattggggcaaaaagaccaatttgcccctccacactaaaataacataaaggggtactaaagggtattttgggaaattctaaattcccggccaatcctgacattcctaatgtctaaataaccgtccccgaatactaacatactaagttgtgattttactgagctaaacaccgagttccatgttaccgggcaccagaaatgcaaacttatgaaaatcgctatatgacataaaatgcatttccgaattcaataataacagtataaataattatttaaatatctacaaataattttcataattaaacatagttaactgctaatttccaaattaaactaagcggtctttacaacgaTATAtgtacgctattaattatcctttgttataatcccaataatcaatgatcctctatagatgatctacattgcatagggataaaattaccgttacaccctttcaatgtattttatccttaaaatacttggccacctataaatgatattttagtgaactaatataaacactaaaatgagatctcaatcatttgtctctattcagccaagctcgaaggaaatcattgtttcatTGACCATAACctttagaagctatagattccatatccatgcttagcgctcccactcaattatactatcatgttcccaaaatgtacgtatcaccctgaccaaaaagtagggttaactaacaaatcaaagaacacaaataatactcttgagatcaaacctaatcatgttaggattaagatcatttgatctaggatcaactaggtgatattgaattgaatagatattattacaataaatttatcatatctaatccaagttcaatatcggtcccttccaatgtatactcgatacatccgatactggtaaactttaccaatgccctgaaaaggacataacacttatctaaggtgtaagtatatatacctatcgctgattatcatgccagtctaaatccagtgaactgacaaataagggaattaaacttttgaacatataaacatgattatattctactgtgttgacaacactataatcaagaacaaatacatatgttctggacttaatagaatttatacattaaatataatcatgaaataaatcatgtgaaccatgtaacataaaatgatttctgatctttattagttagtaaatctgattatattgaaatgggttttatttagggcacaaaatccaacatcTAGACGCTCCTATAAAGTATTTACTGGTGTTCTATTTTTTGCCCAGGTGTAGCTATCACCTTGAAATGGTGGATCAAAAAGATGACAATGATCAAGGGCACTTTGAAAAGCACTTATTTGTGTTTCACTTCGCAATGACCCCCCTGATTTATTCTGATTTGACAATATCTCATTGAAGTCTCCAATGATTAACCATGGCTGCAAAGGAGCCACATCTGCAAGCCTACAAAGAAGTGTCCATGAACTAGATCTATTTTGTGCAGCAGGTGCTCCGTAAAAAGCTGTAAAATGGAATTGTGGGCCTCCAGCTGCAATCAAAAAATAATCGAGAAAAGAGGAACCAAAAGTATTAAGGGTGACATTAATGTCGTCCTTCTACAACAACATAAGACCTCCGCTAAGTCCTATCCTTGGTGCTTCTAGACTGTGGGTGAATTTTAAAGATTGTCGTAGTGGTTTAATGTATTGTTACTGAGTCAAGTCTCCATAAGAAAGAGAACATGGGGAGATTGCTGCTAAACAAGCAATCGTAGATGTGTTAAAGCTCTCGGGTTCCCCAATCCCCAAGCGTTCCTTTCCGAGATTGCAAAGCAATCTCCACAGAGTCGTCTGAATATCCTTGAATACCAAGGAAACATTCTTGTTTGTGCAGTCACCTTTTGACGATGAAGGAATGACAACATTATTATTCTGGTGTCAAAATCTCTTAAGCATTTGTCTCATAGATGGAGCATCAGTGTGCCTCTTAAAAACTCTATTGGGGTTGATATTTTCTTTACTAACTTCTAGTTTATTGCATATTGTGGATGTAATTGGGGGTGGAATGGTCATCAGAGAGGGATTTATAGAGGAAGAAAGATGCAAAGAACTGCCACTGGTGCTGATATTAGGCTGTAAATTTTGTGGATAGGTTGCAAATGGAATGTGTGGATGGTTAGCAGAGCCAATATCAGGGGTATAAATGTTGTCTAAATTGGTGATGGGTGTAAGGTTATGGGGAAGTGAATTCGCTACAGAGCAACCCTGACTGACAGTGCTACTTGTAGTTAAAGGTATGGTAGGAGATGTAGAGCGTTCAGTGATGAACATGTTTGATTCAGCAATGGTTATGGAGTACATTTGGTTATAGGGGGAAGTTGTATTTGTATGAAGTGGCAGGGTCACAGATTGATATGGATTCTGTGGAAAGGCAGCAGAGGCATTGCTATTATTCATAGACATGTTTGATACAACAGCAGATGATTCTCCTTAAAAAAGAATCCGGGGTTGAGGCTGTGATCTGATACCCAGTTTTGGGATTGAAGAAACCAGATATTTTCGAGCAAGGCGTGTCAAGAGTGGCCAGGCATTACCCTTGGAGAAATCTGTCTGATACTTGTTGTAACCATTAGTTGGCAACTTCGCACCTTTGATCCAAGGACCATACAAGAGATCATCATCATTACTATTATCCATTCTTTCCATGAAAGCCTCACATTTTTCAAAAGGATGTCCAAGCCTACCACATTCAAAGAAAAATTCTGGTAGTCGTTCATATCTGAAATCAATCTAAAAGTCATCTTTAATCCTTGGCAAACTGATCATTTGACCTCTGAGTAGAGGTTTGTCCACAGGGAGTCTAACACAAATCCTTAAGGAAGGCCCCCATCCTTCATCAAAAGAGTCTTCATGGACATCAATAAATTCTTTAATGATGTTATCCAAGGCAGTGGCAAGCATTTTTGACTTGCTAAGGAAGGGCAAACGATAAATTTGAACCCAAAAAGGAGTAGTCATCAAGTTTTTCGCTGTGACATTCTGCAGAGTATTAGGAAAGCAAAAGACTACAATAGGGCTCTGAAAGTACCAAAGTTCCTTGTTCAAAACATGAAATTTATCTCATGCACAACCGAAAGAAATTTTGAACAAATTAACCATCTCCACAATCAGAGATTGTGGCAAGAAATATTCCCTTCCAATGGCCAGACATTTGATTATAGAAAGTAGGTTTATGAACATAGTTATCAGTGAGAATCTGTGCTATAAGGATGTGGCTCGAGGTAACAGTTGAAGCAGGGGCGACTTCAGCAGGCAAAATAGCAACAGAACATTCTTCTTCTGTAAGAGTTAATGCTGAATCTAAGGAGTGCAGAAGAGGATCCATCACGGCAAGAATGAAACAAGCAGAAAAAATATGATCAATAATAGCAGTTATCGCACAAACACACTGAGGTGATGAAAACTAAAAGCAGGAAAAAAAAAggggaaaataaaattttaaaaaatagttaaacaCCCAAAAAAGTAGTTAAAAAACCAAAACTACTACAGGGCACACTTATACTTGGTTTGAGGTAATTAGTGTATACAAATTTGTtactatatataatttgtatattaaaataaaaatatgtttctcatatatatttaaaaaaatatatacaattatttgtaaataaatttttttcacatatattataataaagttttataatgtatatattgctgtaaagttttctatttttttttttttttgaatcatatacaataaaaaattattggggaattatttaatataccgtttttttttaatttttttcaaatttacagtttgagtttctaaagtggtttctCCGGTGGTTTCTATGTGGTTGctatacaattttttgttgcgatttaggttgcagcaCTAATTGCAATACGAGTTTCTATGCAGAATTacataaaaatgcaaaaaaaaaaaaaaactgttttaaaatgtaaaaatgaaaaaagtcCCAAAATTCTCCTatgctttcaaaaaaaataaaaattattctcCTTATTTCCTTTCATTCCCCTTGCCACAGACCGgaaacttctttttttttttttcttttcaatattTTCCCttttttgtatgtatatattttttaaaagtttgtctaaaaatttagtaaaaaaccctttaaaatatttatttttacactgTCGCCCCTCACATATAATAATTTTCTACCTCCGTGATGTATATTGAAGAACCAATTTTCTTTAGTACTCTTCttgttaattattatgtttttattaATCTACTACGGAATTCCCCGCTAGTTTTTCTTgcaaaatttcttttctttttctttattttatttttttaataaaaagaagagagagaaggccaTTTGCACCGTCTAACTGTTGATGATGACTCCAAAAGACAACATTATAACAGAAGAAGTAGGTAAAAGAATTGGGTTGTATACATTAGCTTGGCCTTGTTCCAGGTTGCTTTGTTCGCACccagtaatatatatatatatggaacacttcttaatgggtaatactCATGGATAGAAACTAAAAAGTATTAATAAGATAACAATTTAATAACCTTTTATGACAAGTttctaacaattatttttcgaaaaaaattatatttattatttataaaattggaaataataattacaattaatagtttgacaaaaaattataaattatttttaaaaattaattaaaattactactttattattttatgaaattgtgagttgattaataatttattattgtaaaactaaaaattatttacatgtatattaatgtgttttttttattaggagaaTAAGAGTTTGATTATGGAATCCAAtggtcttaatattattcatactcttaaaaataaaatgctacaatacttcttagttcttacttaggctatcattgttagaaaaatattattatcatccaatgatttttttgatattaccatgcatcattctcctagaataactaatgaggtgttgttcattatttatatttttaggattggaagatgataatcttatctaggggtcaaatataattttttatgttgatcgtgttggcaattgccattattcaataatgtttatatatgacacttttttcttccttcattttttttttgttaaaattttcttcattggttttgttcttatagatttggtaagctcaagtattttttaaaaaataaaaacatataaataattgttaattattataaaattaaagatgttaggtttagaaaaaatcttatacattttatatgtattacagtttaaagcttaaaattattattttttttttgttttcagtaatgcaatttagaattctagtttgaagaaattttataaaaatataaatatacattttttttctttttaatctttaaaatgatttttattaaaaaattgttagtttttttagtgtgttttattttttaaataccaattccatttataaattttttatttctattaatagttttatctattttaggaatatagagaagggtaaataccattttggaccctgtgttttgcaaaagttgccaattggaccctctattttgttaaatgacaaaatggaccctgtattttttaaaatggtaaaaataggacactgaactgattttttatcaaaataaaatttaataataatccgatgtaaaagtgttatgacaaaactgtttacattttctgtatctgtttgtattttcaagttggttatattaaaaaaaaaagttgttataaattaagctcagggtcctatttgtactattttggaaaatacaggatccattttgtcatttaacaaaatagaggatccaattgataacttttgtaaaacataggatctaaaatggtatttatcctatagagaataacaaaataggaaatattaattttttaatatttaatcaatgattataaatatcaaccattagatatttgatccgatggtcaagaataaaatacccatacatggataatacccattaagagcatacccatatatatatatactaggtgatcgttacgtgccaagccacgtactgttagttttatttaatattttaatattttaattttaattaataattaaaatagtataattatttgaacgatttgttttaaaaaaataaaatttgtgtcagtatatttagtaagtaaaacataattgtgttataataatgtatgttattaatagtaaaatgtacattaatcttctaattgaaaaaagttctattatctcatttcatatctaataatagctacacaactatatatttatagactttcacattctttgcaaattactaataagcaccaataatattttcatattctaatatttttcaaccaaaataatcacaaacatataaggtaaatatctatatttttctttttttaaaaaaaaaaaaaaatttattaatattctcccaaaatAAGTtagttagagagatatgtggctaagatgattttttttaatttaaaaagagattattaatatttaaaagattgtttaattttttggtttaattattgggtttatttgttaacgggagatcaaagctaatcgttaaatttaacagaatattcttttatttttaagtatattctgttaaaccaaaaaatgtcgttagatagacacttttaatatataaagatatatatatccTAAAGTACTATTATTTTCCATCAAAATAAGGCTTAAAGGTTTCAGCTATATAATCTCTTTTTGGTGACAGATATTAAAGTGGAAAATGTTGACTGCTGTTAAATTTTCTAATGCAGTACTTCGATGTAGTACTCCTTTAAGCTTTATATGTAATATAATTGATAATATATAGCTAGACTCTGTTTTGCATGCGAAGGAGAGAAAGCTTTATAAACTTGAAGCTTACATTGAGTGAtcttttcatttcttttctttGCGCTTAATCAGCCTTGGGAGTATTCCTATAGGACAccaataacaaatatataagataCAAATGAATTATATTGTACCATACAAAAATGTGTACTATAGTCTCACTTCTCACCAAACTGTGCGCcttgcccatttttttttttgctaaatgcCTTGCGCTCGCATTATTAACCAAACCTGATATAGACATAAGCCAACAGCCACTAAAAAGTTTCATGAATGTTTACATTACCaatagatatatgtatatagtttGCTTATCTTGGAATACTTGTACGTTAGTCcatttttatacaaaatattaaaGGAATTTCTTTCTAAATAATTGGCGTCAAGTCATGACTTGAACATTAGTTGGTAGAGCATgcctaaattaataaaaaaaattctaagagTTATAAAAAAGAAGTGTGGGAAAACTTAGGTCTTTAATTTCCTCCCAACATATGTTATTTAGTTTTAAAGCTCACACTCACACAGGTGTAAATACTTGATCTCAAAGCACAGTAGCCAGAAAGCAGGGTCAAATTTCTAACAGCTTCTTCATCCATTGAGTAACTTAAAAGCATATACCAAAAGAAAATGTATGTGTATAATCCTGAAATTAAAGCAttcatgatattttatttataaatagctAAACTTAGAATGTTAAAATTCATCAACTGATCTCGACAACTTCTGTTTTTGTtgtcttttctctctctttttctattGATCAAATGGCAACCTTTTCACCAAAAACTACTATCTTCTATCTTACAACTCTACTTTTAATTACTACAGTTCCACAATCAAAAGCAGCTTTAAACGCAAATTATTACAGCCAAACATGTCCACAAGCTGAGAAAATCATTCTACAGACAGTCTATAACGCCTCCATATTCGATCCCAAAGTTCCAGCTCGACTCCTTAGGATGTTCTTCCACGACTGTTTCATTAGGGTAGCTAATAGTACTATATATTTCACTTATACACAAATATTTATATGGTTTCCTTTTTGTATTAATGTGGTGCCTTGTATGTAGGGATGTGATGCGTCTGTATTACTAGACTCAACAGCAGAGAACCAAGCAGAGAAAGATGGACCTCCCAATCTTTCTCTTGCAGCATTTTATGTCATCGATGATGCTAAAGCTAAACTTGAAGCTGCATGTCCTCAAACCGTTTCCTGTGCTGATGTAGTTGCCATTGCTGCCAGAGATGTAGTAACCATAGTACGTATAATCCTATTTAACATAACATGCATATTAATAACAAGTGTATACATCCTAAttcttataattattaatatgtttaaatttttatagtCTGGGGGCCCTTACTGGAATGTCCTAAAGGGAAGAAAAGATGGAAGAGTTTCGAAAGCTTCAGAAACCGTAAACTTACCAGCTCCAACCTTCAACATGTCTCAGCTAGTTCAAAGCTTTTCCAACAGAGGTTTAGGAATTAAAGATTTGGTTGCTCTGTCTGGGGGACACACTCTCGGCTTTTCGCACTGTTCTTCCTTCGAATCACGGCTACGTAACTTTAGCGTGTCCCATGATATTGATCCTAGTTTGAGCGTTGAATTCGCTCAACAGCTCAGGCAGAAATGTCCAAAGCCAAACAATGACATAACCGCAGGACAGTTTTTGGACTCAACTTCGTCCAGCTTCGACAACGATTATTACAAGAGATTGATCCAAGGCAAAGCTGTGTTTGGTTCGGACCAAGCTTTGGGT is part of the Cannabis sativa cultivar Pink pepper isolate KNU-18-1 chromosome 5, ASM2916894v1, whole genome shotgun sequence genome and encodes:
- the LOC115715638 gene encoding peroxidase 66, with the translated sequence MATFSPKTTIFYLTTLLLITTVPQSKAALNANYYSQTCPQAEKIILQTVYNASIFDPKVPARLLRMFFHDCFIRGCDASVLLDSTAENQAEKDGPPNLSLAAFYVIDDAKAKLEAACPQTVSCADVVAIAARDVVTISGGPYWNVLKGRKDGRVSKASETVNLPAPTFNMSQLVQSFSNRGLGIKDLVALSGGHTLGFSHCSSFESRLRNFSVSHDIDPSLSVEFAQQLRQKCPKPNNDITAGQFLDSTSSSFDNDYYKRLIQGKAVFGSDQALGGDLRTKSIVESFASDQSLFFREFAASMVKLGNVGVIENGEVRVKCRVAN